Proteins found in one Planctomycetes bacterium MalM25 genomic segment:
- a CDS encoding Bacterial Ig-like domain (group 2), with protein MIRNLAWSPRRLNTLATVGVLLVCLNRAVFGDETGLAIYPDRIDLTGARDRQSLVVQMTTPTGETHDVTSEARITLTNEAVVSLSDTLLTPVHDGESELTATYQGTSVTAPVSVRRAEADATLDFCLDVMPIFTKAGCNVGKCHGSARGQDGFRLSLFGFDVTGDHHRLIDEMPGRRINLNRPEASLLLTKAIGQAPHTGGQRFDRQSESYRTLVRWIKEGAPGVAAEDPAEDSASRESRVVAAGLELMPPESVLVGAGASQRLTVRVHYTDGTTRDVTRLAAYLSSNDNSVEVDDDGVMTAANRGEAFVMARFDSFTVGVPVIVLSEGEPREFVEPTPHNEIDRIVHQKLRKLRIRPSEVCSDEQFLRRLCLDLTGLTPTIAQRERFLSADPSTRRSELIDELIASDAFTDVWAMRLGEALKVRTSNQVSYKALLGFHEWVRQQIATGEPLDQLFAEVLASTGGTFDTPATNFFQIEANTLQLAENVAQSYLGMRVQCAQCHNHPFDRWTTDDYYGFAAFFSQVGFKQSHDPREFIVYDSGSGEITHAVTGNPAEPTYLGGGRAELKGRDRRRALADWIVSDDNPAFARNLANLVWAHHLGRGVVEPVDDVRISNPPSNGPLLELLGSMLIESDYDLRELVRQIVNSRTYQLSTRANETNAADSKYFSRAQVRRLRAEALLDSISQVTNTVDRFPRLPSGARSAQIADGAVSNYFLTTFGRAPRETVCACEVDVEPNLSQAFHLLNGDATNDKVLEGGVVESLLEEGRSPADVIQQLYLRCYSRIPTTEESSSLLAGLDSDDPRRGLNDIFWALLNSKEFIFNH; from the coding sequence ATGATCAGAAACCTCGCCTGGTCGCCTCGCCGGCTGAACACCCTGGCTACCGTTGGGGTGCTGCTGGTTTGCCTCAACAGGGCGGTCTTCGGCGACGAGACCGGACTGGCGATCTACCCTGACCGGATCGACCTGACGGGGGCGCGGGATCGACAATCCCTCGTTGTCCAGATGACGACACCCACAGGCGAGACGCATGATGTGACGTCGGAAGCGCGCATCACCCTGACGAACGAAGCCGTTGTGTCCCTCAGCGACACCCTGCTGACCCCGGTCCATGATGGGGAGAGTGAACTCACCGCCACGTACCAAGGGACTTCGGTTACCGCTCCGGTCAGCGTTCGGAGGGCCGAGGCGGACGCGACCTTAGATTTCTGCCTCGACGTGATGCCGATTTTCACGAAGGCGGGTTGCAACGTCGGCAAGTGCCACGGCTCGGCGCGGGGGCAGGATGGGTTTCGACTGTCGTTGTTCGGTTTCGACGTCACCGGCGATCACCATCGGTTGATCGACGAAATGCCCGGCAGGCGGATCAATCTCAACCGCCCCGAAGCCAGCCTGCTGCTAACCAAAGCGATCGGCCAAGCACCCCACACCGGCGGGCAGCGGTTCGACCGCCAGAGCGAGTCGTACCGGACCCTCGTGCGTTGGATCAAGGAAGGAGCTCCCGGCGTTGCGGCAGAAGACCCTGCGGAGGACTCAGCGTCACGTGAATCGCGAGTCGTGGCAGCGGGCCTCGAGCTGATGCCCCCCGAGTCGGTTCTTGTCGGCGCCGGAGCGTCGCAGCGGCTCACCGTTCGCGTTCATTACACGGATGGCACAACCCGGGACGTGACACGGCTGGCGGCCTACCTCAGCAGCAACGACAACTCGGTCGAGGTCGATGACGATGGCGTCATGACCGCGGCGAATCGAGGCGAGGCCTTCGTCATGGCGCGGTTTGACTCGTTTACGGTTGGCGTGCCGGTCATTGTTTTATCGGAGGGAGAGCCGCGGGAGTTCGTGGAGCCCACGCCCCACAATGAGATCGATCGTATCGTTCACCAGAAGCTGCGGAAGCTGCGCATCCGCCCGTCCGAGGTTTGTTCGGACGAGCAATTCCTTCGACGCCTCTGCCTCGACCTGACCGGGCTGACCCCCACGATCGCCCAGCGCGAACGCTTTCTGTCGGCCGACCCCTCAACCCGACGCTCGGAGCTAATCGACGAGTTGATCGCTTCGGACGCGTTTACCGATGTCTGGGCGATGCGTCTAGGCGAGGCCTTGAAGGTTCGCACATCGAACCAGGTCAGCTATAAGGCCTTGCTCGGTTTCCACGAATGGGTTCGCCAGCAAATCGCCACCGGTGAGCCGCTCGATCAACTTTTCGCCGAGGTGCTCGCCTCGACCGGGGGTACGTTCGACACCCCGGCGACGAACTTCTTCCAGATCGAAGCCAACACGCTCCAGCTCGCGGAGAACGTCGCCCAGAGCTATCTGGGCATGCGGGTGCAGTGCGCCCAATGCCACAACCACCCCTTCGATCGTTGGACGACCGACGACTACTACGGCTTCGCGGCGTTCTTCAGCCAAGTCGGCTTCAAGCAATCGCACGACCCGCGTGAGTTCATCGTCTACGACAGCGGGAGCGGCGAGATCACGCATGCGGTGACCGGCAACCCGGCGGAGCCGACCTACCTGGGCGGGGGGCGTGCCGAGCTGAAGGGACGAGATCGCCGGCGCGCGCTGGCGGACTGGATCGTGTCGGACGACAACCCGGCTTTCGCCCGCAATCTCGCCAATCTGGTGTGGGCGCACCACCTCGGGAGGGGCGTGGTCGAACCGGTCGATGATGTCCGGATCAGCAACCCACCTTCGAACGGCCCGTTGCTGGAACTGCTAGGATCGATGCTCATCGAATCGGACTACGACCTTAGGGAGCTCGTCCGTCAGATCGTCAACTCACGGACCTATCAGCTCTCGACGCGAGCCAACGAAACCAACGCGGCAGACTCGAAGTATTTCTCACGGGCGCAAGTCCGACGCCTCCGCGCAGAGGCGCTGCTCGACAGCATCTCGCAAGTTACCAACACCGTGGACCGCTTCCCGCGATTGCCGTCGGGCGCGCGTTCAGCCCAAATCGCGGACGGGGCCGTGAGCAACTACTTCCTGACCACCTTCGGGAGAGCGCCACGCGAGACCGTCTGTGCTTGTGAGGTGGACGTCGAACCCAATCTGTCGCAGGCGTTCCATCTTCTCAACGGCGACGCCACCAACGACAAGGTCCTCGAAGGCGGCGTCGTCGAGTCGCTGCTCGAAGAGGGGCGATCCCCCGCCGATGTGATCCAGCAGCTTTACTTGAGGTGTTACAGCCGCATTCCCACGACGGAGGAATCGTCATCCCTGCTGGCTGGGCTTGATAGTGACGATCCGAGACGAGGCCTCAACGATATCTTCTGGGCCCTGCTGAACTCGAAAGAGTTTATCTTCAATCATTGA
- a CDS encoding WD domain, G-beta repeat has protein sequence MATLINPVVVGFLLTIVSAAGTGAVASEPTYRGDVRKLLKTHCVSCHGKSRPSSDLDLSSYEAILAGSSAGEVVTPGDSNDSFLYLVTAHEEEPIMPPGGNRIPDEDLAMLKTWIELGAPFDAEDIDPSRMNRSDPAPATPPEQGDSDESDEPLSTTGRPGPIIALAASPDGKLIAIGDQLRVLIYDLSSQGIRGALPFPNGEPQTLRFSRDGKYLVVAGGVHAESCAMIVWSVDPFECVWRYEEDGQDVALAADLSPDLSRVVLGGPDRIVKLIDTATGELIQQSDKHTDWVLDARFGPAGLLYATGDRDGGVYVWESSNGKQLHSLRGHTDAVTGIAWHRGGDRLATASEDGTIRLWDMHTGAQVGRWTAHETGVVEIAALPQGGFWSIGRDSKLKQWSIDGEETDATDCREQPTALASTAAGDCVYGGHDGSLLLRSKEKQTALVFSRDHEPNRLAMATLTGSSKLPHVIPVVLTTRAADEGPADSRAVDLSGPPRTVPLHEALRANADQRQQLSALQAKFDEAVALYEDDPARPADLPRLFALTRASIAIEVSRNALEREELLRQRDEQASQERSDESISLTSSPSPARSQ, from the coding sequence ATGGCCACTCTGATCAACCCGGTTGTCGTTGGCTTCCTGCTCACCATTGTGTCAGCAGCGGGCACGGGCGCAGTAGCTTCGGAGCCGACTTATCGTGGAGACGTGCGGAAGTTGCTCAAGACGCACTGCGTCAGCTGCCATGGCAAATCGCGTCCCAGCTCCGACCTCGACTTATCGAGCTACGAGGCGATTCTCGCCGGGTCGTCCGCCGGCGAGGTTGTTACGCCCGGCGATTCGAACGACAGCTTCCTCTACCTCGTCACGGCCCACGAGGAGGAGCCGATCATGCCGCCCGGGGGCAATCGGATCCCGGACGAAGACCTCGCGATGCTCAAGACTTGGATCGAGTTGGGAGCGCCCTTCGACGCGGAGGACATCGATCCGTCCAGGATGAATCGATCGGATCCTGCGCCGGCGACACCGCCTGAACAAGGGGATTCGGACGAGAGCGACGAGCCCCTTTCAACAACCGGAAGACCGGGGCCGATTATCGCGCTGGCCGCCTCGCCCGACGGCAAGCTGATAGCGATTGGAGATCAGCTCCGAGTCCTGATCTATGACCTGTCTTCCCAAGGCATCCGCGGCGCTCTCCCTTTCCCGAATGGTGAGCCGCAAACGCTCCGTTTCAGCCGCGATGGCAAGTATCTCGTAGTCGCCGGCGGCGTTCACGCCGAGTCTTGCGCCATGATCGTGTGGTCGGTCGATCCGTTCGAATGCGTGTGGCGCTATGAGGAGGACGGGCAAGACGTCGCTCTGGCTGCTGACCTGAGCCCCGATCTATCGCGGGTCGTGCTCGGGGGACCAGATCGGATCGTCAAGCTCATCGACACCGCCACGGGAGAATTGATCCAGCAATCCGACAAGCACACCGACTGGGTGCTCGACGCCCGCTTCGGACCGGCTGGCCTGCTCTACGCGACGGGCGACCGGGACGGCGGCGTGTACGTATGGGAGTCGTCCAACGGCAAGCAACTGCACTCGCTTCGAGGACACACCGACGCCGTGACCGGGATCGCGTGGCATCGTGGTGGAGATCGACTCGCGACGGCCAGCGAAGACGGCACCATCCGACTCTGGGATATGCACACCGGCGCGCAGGTCGGGAGATGGACAGCTCACGAAACGGGCGTCGTTGAAATAGCGGCTTTGCCCCAAGGCGGGTTCTGGTCCATCGGTCGAGACTCGAAGCTGAAGCAGTGGTCGATCGATGGCGAGGAGACAGATGCCACCGATTGCCGCGAGCAACCGACCGCTCTGGCGTCCACTGCCGCTGGCGATTGTGTCTATGGCGGTCACGACGGCTCCCTATTGCTTCGATCCAAAGAGAAGCAAACAGCTCTCGTGTTCAGCCGTGATCATGAACCGAACCGGCTAGCGATGGCCACCCTGACCGGCTCGTCCAAGTTGCCGCACGTTATTCCGGTCGTCCTGACAACGAGGGCAGCCGATGAAGGACCTGCTGACAGCAGAGCGGTTGACCTTTCCGGTCCGCCACGGACCGTTCCACTTCACGAGGCGCTGCGTGCTAATGCGGATCAGCGGCAGCAGCTGTCAGCCTTGCAAGCCAAGTTCGATGAGGCGGTGGCCTTGTACGAAGACGACCCAGCACGACCTGCCGATTTGCCTCGCCTGTTCGCACTAACACGAGCATCGATTGCCATCGAGGTTTCACGAAACGCGTTAGAACGAGAGGAGCTGCTGCGTCAAAGGGACGAGCAAGCCTCGCAGGAACGAAGCGACGAGAGCATCTCGCTCACATCGAGCCCATCGCCAGCGCGTTCGCAGTAG
- a CDS encoding outer membrane biogenesis protein BamB yields the protein MREAVLRIEMFAAMVLCLQSIACVAQCDESWPQWRGPRRDGIAKGTAPPLRWSATENIVWSAATPGIGHSSPIVFGDRVFLTAGDPATRERLLLAFDRADGTPVWRAVAAVSTPEPMHHKNTMASSTPATNGEIIVTTFVADGAFVAAAFDFDGKRVWTRDFGAFVSPHGLHSPPVIVGDAVLIGGLQDSPNSFVARLSVGEGRTVWRQPTGTAIRSFSPPFYTPGSKSLPECVVISGANVTMAFDFETGSTLWTASGPAEKTVSSIVKAEGLFLVAGGRDGRLIALDSTGQTQWASSKGAPYVSSPLAHNGILHMVSDRGIYTRHDVRTGELYTKQRLNGPTSSSPTLAGGRLYLTDESGRTVVINPSVDHASAKPQVLATNEIGDQVYASPAFVGNELFLRTLNHLHCIREPAFTAAPDLTTRPRTSR from the coding sequence ATGAGGGAAGCTGTGCTGAGAATAGAGATGTTCGCCGCGATGGTTCTGTGCCTGCAATCGATTGCGTGCGTCGCCCAGTGCGACGAAAGCTGGCCCCAGTGGCGGGGGCCCCGGCGCGATGGAATCGCAAAGGGGACGGCGCCACCTCTGCGGTGGAGCGCCACCGAGAACATCGTTTGGTCGGCCGCGACGCCCGGGATCGGCCATTCATCTCCGATCGTGTTCGGTGATCGCGTGTTCTTGACCGCGGGCGATCCGGCAACCAGGGAGCGATTGCTGCTTGCCTTCGATCGGGCCGATGGGACACCGGTCTGGCGGGCGGTGGCTGCCGTCTCTACCCCCGAGCCGATGCACCACAAGAACACCATGGCGTCATCGACGCCGGCGACCAACGGCGAGATCATCGTTACAACGTTCGTCGCGGACGGAGCGTTCGTCGCCGCAGCGTTCGACTTCGATGGCAAGAGGGTTTGGACCCGTGACTTCGGCGCCTTTGTTTCGCCGCACGGCTTGCACAGCCCACCGGTGATCGTTGGCGATGCCGTGTTGATCGGCGGTTTGCAGGATTCGCCCAACTCGTTTGTCGCACGCCTGTCAGTTGGCGAGGGGCGTACGGTTTGGCGACAGCCCACGGGCACCGCGATCCGCTCGTTCTCACCTCCGTTCTACACGCCCGGCAGCAAGTCGTTGCCCGAATGCGTAGTGATTTCCGGCGCGAACGTCACGATGGCGTTTGATTTCGAAACCGGTTCCACGCTATGGACCGCCTCGGGGCCGGCCGAGAAGACCGTGAGTTCCATCGTGAAAGCCGAAGGACTCTTCCTCGTTGCAGGCGGGCGAGACGGGCGGCTTATCGCCCTCGACTCGACGGGCCAAACGCAGTGGGCTTCGTCGAAAGGGGCGCCCTACGTCTCTTCACCGCTGGCCCACAATGGCATCTTGCACATGGTTTCCGACCGTGGCATTTACACTCGCCACGACGTCCGCACCGGTGAGCTCTACACGAAACAACGATTAAATGGTCCCACCAGTTCGTCACCCACCCTAGCCGGCGGACGGCTGTACCTAACCGACGAATCGGGGCGAACGGTCGTCATCAACCCGTCAGTTGATCACGCATCGGCGAAGCCGCAAGTCCTCGCTACCAACGAGATTGGCGACCAGGTCTACGCTTCCCCCGCATTCGTCGGCAACGAGCTCTTCCTCCGCACCCTTAACCACCTGCACTGCATTCGTGAGCCGGCCTTTACCGCAGCACCCGACCTCACGACCCGACCGAGAACTTCACGTTAA
- a CDS encoding Alginate lyase, whose translation MVSLVCLGMFAGSSLATPPTTVYWDGEHLERVRNAPAERDRQVVKSLKQLGRAAAEALRHEPYSVTDKDLLPPSGDKHDYMSFSRYWWPNPDTDDGLPYVRRDGVVNRELVSRGDRERLGSFCDDVEALALAAYLLDREPCAAHARRMLRVWFLDPETRMSPNLSYGQAVPGVSEGRGPGILDTRHFVRVIESVHLLESLGAIDKEMGEELREWFDKYLAWLRESDIGRHEQAAKNNHGVWYDAQTAAIAVFIGEKELARRILIDLRDRRLPAAVEPDGSQPQELRRTMSLHYSLFSLSAYAMAARVGEAVGLDLWRPADPAANGCERALRYAAPYVARQDEWPHTQIKRYTISDSQSHLFYLAASAFEDPQYLKLLENAPRRDGDLRMAPLLFARWR comes from the coding sequence TTGGTCTCGCTCGTCTGCCTCGGCATGTTTGCCGGCTCCTCCCTGGCGACCCCCCCGACCACGGTCTATTGGGATGGCGAGCACCTCGAGCGCGTGCGCAACGCCCCCGCCGAGCGCGATCGGCAGGTCGTGAAGTCGCTCAAGCAGCTCGGGCGAGCGGCGGCCGAGGCCCTGAGGCACGAGCCCTACTCGGTGACCGACAAGGACCTGCTGCCCCCCAGCGGCGACAAGCACGACTACATGAGCTTCAGCCGCTACTGGTGGCCCAACCCGGATACGGACGACGGCCTGCCTTATGTCCGGCGCGACGGCGTGGTCAATCGTGAGCTCGTCAGCCGCGGAGATCGCGAGCGTCTGGGCAGTTTCTGCGACGATGTCGAAGCCCTGGCCCTCGCCGCCTACTTGCTGGACCGAGAACCTTGCGCCGCGCACGCCCGGCGCATGCTGCGGGTCTGGTTCTTGGACCCCGAGACCCGCATGTCGCCGAACCTGAGCTACGGCCAGGCCGTGCCGGGCGTGTCGGAAGGTCGTGGCCCGGGCATCCTCGACACCCGTCACTTCGTGCGGGTCATCGAGTCGGTCCACCTGCTCGAATCGCTCGGGGCCATCGATAAGGAGATGGGAGAAGAGCTGCGAGAGTGGTTCGACAAGTACCTGGCTTGGCTGCGTGAGAGCGACATCGGACGCCACGAGCAGGCCGCAAAGAACAACCACGGCGTCTGGTACGACGCCCAAACCGCAGCGATCGCGGTGTTCATCGGTGAGAAGGAGCTGGCCCGCCGCATCCTCATCGATCTGCGAGACCGACGCCTGCCGGCGGCCGTGGAGCCGGACGGATCCCAGCCGCAGGAGCTGCGGCGGACGATGTCGCTGCACTACTCCTTATTCTCCCTTTCCGCCTACGCCATGGCGGCCCGAGTCGGCGAAGCTGTCGGGCTCGACCTCTGGCGTCCGGCCGATCCGGCGGCCAACGGTTGCGAGCGGGCTTTGCGTTACGCAGCGCCGTACGTGGCGAGGCAGGACGAGTGGCCGCACACTCAGATCAAACGCTACACAATCTCGGACAGCCAGTCGCACCTCTTCTACCTGGCCGCGTCGGCCTTCGAGGACCCACAGTATCTCAAGCTCCTTGAGAACGCCCCACGAAGAGACGGGGACCTGCGAATGGCTCCACTCCTCTTCGCCCGTTGGCGATAG
- the iolG_2 gene encoding Inositol 2-dehydrogenase — MKKQDDPKPTPVSRRGFMKTSAAAAAVAAPYIVQPSVFGANAPSNRLSVGFIGTGNQGFLDIKLFAGQPDCEVVALCDVNQGSGNYKNPTDVRGLKPAKELLDEVTDGRSKDCGLYRDFREVLAREDIDAVVVVAPDHWHDVMTVAAAKAGKDIYCEKPLGLTIGGQQAMIRAVRENNRILQTGSHERSNPYAAAACQVVRSGAIGKVRRVVCHVGRHNKISPPPGWEPSAPPAGFDYDMWLGPAPEAPYHPDRCLYNFRFISDYAGGQTTNFGAHSIDIAQWGLGTDNTGPTQIEHVYADYLPEGSLFDAATYLNFRCKYANGTVLECVTGSPSVRTTFYGDDGVVSVDNQGQNATVIPRGMAPEKLAKRVKYHSGGDHVRNFLDCVKSRSEPAAPVEVGHRSASICHLGNIALKLQAKLKWDPEAERFEGDRSGEANALLSREPRGPWSLA, encoded by the coding sequence ATGAAGAAACAAGACGACCCCAAGCCGACGCCGGTCTCCCGCCGGGGCTTTATGAAGACCTCGGCGGCGGCCGCTGCTGTCGCGGCTCCGTACATCGTTCAGCCATCGGTCTTCGGAGCCAACGCGCCGAGCAACCGGCTCTCGGTCGGTTTCATCGGGACCGGCAACCAGGGCTTCCTCGACATCAAGCTGTTCGCCGGGCAGCCCGACTGCGAAGTCGTCGCGCTCTGCGACGTGAACCAGGGCAGCGGGAACTACAAGAACCCGACCGACGTGCGCGGCCTCAAGCCGGCCAAGGAACTGCTGGACGAAGTCACCGACGGCCGTTCGAAGGACTGCGGCCTCTACCGCGATTTCCGCGAAGTGCTCGCCCGCGAGGACATCGACGCGGTCGTGGTCGTCGCGCCCGATCACTGGCACGACGTGATGACGGTCGCCGCCGCCAAGGCGGGCAAGGACATCTACTGTGAGAAGCCTCTCGGCCTCACGATCGGCGGTCAGCAAGCGATGATCCGCGCGGTGCGGGAGAACAACCGCATCCTGCAGACCGGATCGCACGAGCGCTCCAACCCGTACGCCGCCGCCGCCTGCCAAGTGGTCCGCAGCGGAGCGATCGGCAAGGTGCGCCGTGTGGTGTGCCACGTCGGCCGCCACAACAAGATCAGCCCGCCACCGGGCTGGGAGCCGTCGGCCCCGCCCGCCGGTTTCGACTACGACATGTGGCTCGGCCCGGCTCCCGAGGCGCCCTACCACCCGGACCGCTGCCTCTACAACTTCCGCTTCATCAGCGACTACGCGGGGGGGCAGACCACGAACTTCGGCGCCCACTCGATCGACATCGCCCAGTGGGGTCTCGGTACGGACAACACCGGTCCCACTCAGATCGAGCACGTCTACGCCGACTACCTGCCCGAGGGGAGCCTGTTCGACGCGGCGACCTACCTCAACTTCCGCTGCAAGTACGCCAACGGGACCGTCCTGGAGTGCGTGACCGGGTCGCCCTCGGTACGCACCACGTTCTACGGCGACGACGGCGTTGTGAGCGTCGACAACCAGGGGCAGAACGCCACGGTGATCCCGCGTGGGATGGCCCCCGAAAAGCTGGCCAAACGGGTCAAGTACCACTCTGGCGGCGACCACGTGCGTAACTTCCTCGACTGCGTGAAGTCGCGCAGCGAGCCCGCGGCGCCCGTCGAAGTCGGGCACCGCAGCGCGTCGATCTGCCACCTCGGCAACATCGCCCTCAAGCTGCAAGCCAAGCTCAAATGGGATCCCGAAGCCGAGCGCTTCGAGGGCGATCGGAGCGGCGAGGCGAACGCGCTGCTGAGCCGCGAGCCGCGGGGCCCCTGGAGCCTCGCCTGA
- the cslB gene encoding Chondroitinase-B precursor, giving the protein MKNTPSTAAAILTLVVGCASADAAEFLVGSAAQISTALQTAQPGDTLVMADGVWTNQRIEFASDGLAGSPITLRAQTPGGVVLNGNSSLRISGDHLVADGLRFEGGALGDNDHIVQFRGSNGEATNSRLTNSTFIDYNPASINTRYFWVSMYGQSNRVDHNHFSGQSHSGVTVTVWRSDPVADLHQIDNNYFGDRPEGNGNGFETIRIGTSDQSLSNSLTVVENNLFERTDGEIEIISNKSGSNTFRYNTFRDSSGTLTLRHGNDTLVEGNFFLGEGKSGSGGVRVIGERQTLINNYFQNLDGRADGAISISAGVENSPLNEYFQVKDALIAHNTIVSVNDAAITFDHGLGSSDRTLLAEDVTVANNLIWSTQDPLFEGNEGSGWTWEGNIAFGQSLGPAAGNPGVTFVDPQLTLGADGLFRPGSNSPSVNNGVGDYSGLISTDMDGQPRVSVFDIGADEFSAAAIVRKPLEAGDVGPDWLTVTPPPPTPSGGGCDEFGCAIQAEDFASMLDPDGNGLVWTIDTVADALGGEVLVAPNGDRVELPGEQHDSIATYDLEFESIGTYTAYYRARGFSSSTDSLFTPADFGIDPNVTENLSSNGDFRWEKSGVTFAVGGTEVGVPLELRLGMREQDAEFDALVLSLDNNLTDEELDALFDVLLGDYNGDGLVDAADYTVWRDQNGQSGPGLAADGDGDGDVDADDRLIWLNAYGSSDATSASAAVPEPSTLVALPALILASLGRSRRHG; this is encoded by the coding sequence ATGAAGAACACCCCATCCACCGCCGCTGCGATCCTGACGCTCGTAGTCGGCTGCGCCTCAGCGGATGCCGCGGAGTTCCTCGTCGGCAGCGCCGCCCAGATCAGCACCGCCCTGCAGACGGCCCAGCCGGGCGACACGCTCGTCATGGCCGACGGCGTCTGGACCAACCAGCGGATCGAGTTCGCCAGCGACGGCCTGGCCGGCTCGCCGATCACCCTCCGCGCCCAGACGCCGGGCGGCGTCGTGCTCAACGGCAACTCGAGCCTCCGCATCTCGGGCGACCACCTCGTGGCGGACGGTCTCCGCTTCGAAGGGGGCGCCCTCGGTGACAACGACCACATCGTGCAGTTCCGCGGCTCCAACGGCGAGGCGACCAACTCGCGACTCACCAACTCGACGTTCATCGATTACAACCCCGCCAGCATCAACACCCGCTACTTCTGGGTGTCGATGTACGGGCAATCCAATCGCGTCGATCACAACCACTTCTCCGGTCAAAGCCACTCGGGCGTAACGGTCACCGTGTGGCGGAGCGATCCCGTAGCCGATCTCCACCAGATCGACAACAACTACTTCGGCGATCGCCCCGAGGGGAACGGCAACGGCTTCGAGACGATTCGAATCGGCACGAGCGACCAGTCGCTCAGCAACTCGTTGACCGTGGTGGAGAACAACCTCTTCGAGCGGACCGACGGTGAGATCGAGATCATCTCGAACAAGTCGGGCAGCAACACGTTCCGCTACAACACCTTCCGCGATTCGTCCGGAACGCTCACGCTGCGGCACGGCAACGACACGCTGGTCGAGGGCAACTTCTTCCTCGGCGAGGGCAAGTCGGGCAGCGGCGGGGTCCGGGTCATCGGGGAACGGCAGACGCTCATCAACAACTACTTCCAGAACCTGGACGGCCGCGCCGACGGGGCGATCTCGATCTCGGCGGGCGTCGAGAACTCGCCGCTCAACGAGTACTTCCAGGTCAAGGACGCCCTCATCGCGCACAACACGATCGTCAGCGTGAACGACGCCGCGATCACATTCGACCACGGGCTGGGGAGCAGCGACCGCACGCTGCTCGCCGAAGACGTCACGGTCGCGAACAACCTGATCTGGAGCACCCAAGACCCGCTCTTCGAGGGGAACGAGGGCTCCGGCTGGACCTGGGAAGGCAATATCGCGTTCGGCCAGTCTCTCGGCCCCGCCGCCGGCAACCCGGGCGTGACGTTCGTCGATCCGCAGCTGACGCTCGGCGCCGACGGGCTCTTCCGTCCCGGCTCGAACAGCCCGAGCGTGAACAACGGCGTGGGAGACTACAGCGGCCTGATCTCAACCGACATGGACGGTCAGCCGCGCGTGAGCGTCTTCGACATCGGAGCCGATGAGTTCTCCGCCGCGGCAATCGTCCGCAAGCCGTTGGAAGCGGGCGACGTCGGGCCCGACTGGCTGACCGTCACGCCCCCACCCCCGACCCCCTCGGGCGGAGGCTGCGACGAGTTCGGTTGCGCGATCCAGGCCGAAGACTTCGCGTCGATGCTCGACCCGGACGGCAACGGGCTTGTTTGGACGATCGACACGGTCGCCGACGCCCTGGGCGGTGAGGTGCTGGTCGCTCCGAACGGCGATCGCGTCGAACTGCCCGGCGAGCAGCACGACTCCATCGCCACTTACGACCTCGAGTTCGAGTCGATCGGCACGTACACCGCCTACTACCGCGCCCGCGGCTTCAGTTCTTCCACCGACAGCCTCTTCACACCCGCGGACTTCGGGATCGATCCGAACGTCACCGAAAACCTGTCTAGCAACGGCGATTTCCGTTGGGAGAAGAGCGGCGTGACGTTCGCGGTCGGCGGGACCGAAGTGGGCGTTCCGCTCGAACTCCGCTTGGGGATGCGCGAACAGGACGCCGAGTTCGACGCGCTCGTGCTGAGCCTCGACAACAATCTCACTGATGAAGAGCTCGACGCGCTCTTCGATGTCCTGCTGGGCGACTACAACGGCGACGGCCTCGTGGACGCGGCGGACTACACGGTCTGGCGTGATCAGAACGGCCAGTCCGGCCCCGGCCTCGCCGCGGACGGCGACGGCGACGGCGACGTCGACGCAGACGATCGCCTGATCTGGCTTAACGCCTACGGATCGTCCGACGCCACGAGCGCCTCGGCCGCCGTGCCCGAACCGTCCACGCTCGTCGCTCTGCCTGCTCTGATTCTTGCTTCGCTCGGCCGAAGCCGACGGCACGGTTAA